A region from the Cystobacter ferrugineus genome encodes:
- a CDS encoding sensor protein KdpD → MPRGRAEDFLELVERGRRGRLKLYIGFAAGVGKTYRMLEEAHALRKRGVDVVLGFVETHGRAETQALIEGLEVVPRAVFTYRDVSVEEMDLDRVLARKPQVVVVDELAHSNVPLCRHRKRYQDVEELLAAGINVIGAFNVQHLESLNDLLERNIGVRVRETIPDSFLESADQVVNLDLAVEDLHERLRAGKIYAADKVPGALESFFRQDNLSTLRELALREVAESLDRATGTRARVGENSSKPGGWGRLMVALSSNPPHAATLLRRGSRMAGRLNTDWFVVYVETPREAPHLIDSEAQRHLLTNIEMARELGAEVVRLKSEDPVGALLDFARSHGVGHIIVGRSRQPWWRRMLGLASDVRLLREGEGIDIHVVSFHPPREERRP, encoded by the coding sequence CTGGTCGAGCGGGGCCGGCGCGGGCGGCTGAAGCTGTACATCGGCTTCGCCGCGGGCGTGGGCAAGACGTACCGCATGCTCGAGGAGGCCCATGCCCTGCGCAAGCGGGGCGTGGACGTGGTGCTCGGCTTCGTCGAGACGCACGGCCGCGCCGAGACCCAGGCGCTCATCGAGGGGTTGGAGGTGGTGCCCCGCGCCGTCTTCACCTACCGCGACGTGTCCGTGGAGGAGATGGATCTGGATCGGGTTCTCGCGCGCAAGCCCCAGGTGGTGGTGGTGGACGAGCTGGCGCACTCCAACGTGCCCCTGTGCCGCCACCGCAAGCGCTACCAGGACGTGGAGGAATTGCTCGCCGCTGGCATCAACGTCATCGGCGCCTTCAACGTGCAGCACCTGGAGAGCCTCAATGACTTGCTCGAGCGCAACATCGGCGTGCGCGTGCGCGAGACGATCCCGGACAGCTTCCTCGAGAGCGCGGACCAGGTGGTGAACCTGGACCTGGCGGTGGAGGATCTGCACGAGCGGCTCCGGGCGGGGAAGATCTACGCGGCGGACAAGGTGCCGGGCGCGCTGGAGAGCTTCTTCCGCCAGGACAACCTGTCCACGCTGCGCGAGCTGGCGCTGCGCGAGGTGGCCGAGAGCCTGGACCGGGCCACGGGCACTCGGGCGCGCGTGGGGGAGAACTCGTCGAAGCCCGGAGGCTGGGGCCGGTTGATGGTGGCGCTCAGCAGCAACCCGCCGCACGCGGCCACGCTCCTGCGCCGCGGCTCGCGCATGGCGGGCCGGCTGAACACGGACTGGTTCGTCGTGTACGTGGAGACGCCGCGTGAGGCCCCGCACCTCATCGACTCCGAGGCCCAGCGCCACCTGCTGACGAACATCGAAATGGCGCGGGAGCTGGGCGCGGAGGTGGTGCGGCTCAAGTCGGAAGACCCCGTGGGGGCGCTGCTGGACTTCGCGCGCTCGCACGGGGTGGGGCACATCATCGTGGGCCGCTCACGGCAGCCCTGGTGGCGGCGCATGCTGGGGCTGGCCTCGGACGTGCGGCTGTTACGCGAAGGGGAGGGCATCGACATCCACGTGGTGTCCTTCCATCCCCCGCGCGAGGAGCGGCGGCCATGA